In a single window of the Sulfitobacter indolifex genome:
- a CDS encoding HPP family protein: MRIRHHLEPALPRFHGGEPLRAGLGALIGISVCVGLAYLGALFGQTSFYLVAPLGATAVLLFCVPNSPLAQPWSAVMGNISAALVALITVWYIPGAWSVGIAVGGAITVMMFLRALHPPGGAVALLTALNPEVALAAGPWFALVPLGLATVVLVLCATVYNRLTGRKYPFRLPKEEPDDAPPRLGLSTDKISELLERYNQTTNLGVADLGRLLAAAEAEAAQHRFDGTTCADIMTSDLITVCPKTSLKEAARLLRKHRIKSLPVVDAGDSLRGVIFQADLLDVIFAQGRPLARKQQARQTAEDVMHSANRAVPHDLPVGVLLNRLAEQGSDVIPVVRGTQLVGILTRTDIMRLLLQGADERAVA; encoded by the coding sequence ATGCGGATACGGCACCACCTTGAACCGGCGCTACCCCGGTTCCACGGGGGCGAGCCGCTGCGGGCGGGTCTTGGCGCGCTTATTGGTATCAGCGTTTGTGTGGGACTGGCCTATCTCGGTGCGCTCTTTGGGCAGACATCCTTCTATCTTGTGGCCCCTTTAGGTGCGACGGCGGTGCTGCTGTTTTGCGTGCCAAACTCGCCGCTGGCGCAGCCCTGGTCGGCAGTAATGGGCAACATCAGCGCGGCTTTGGTGGCTTTGATCACGGTTTGGTACATCCCCGGTGCTTGGTCGGTTGGCATCGCGGTGGGGGGCGCGATCACCGTTATGATGTTTCTGCGCGCCTTGCATCCGCCGGGCGGGGCGGTAGCTTTGCTGACCGCGCTTAACCCCGAGGTGGCATTGGCAGCTGGACCGTGGTTCGCCTTGGTGCCGCTGGGGTTGGCGACGGTGGTGCTTGTGCTCTGCGCCACGGTCTATAACCGGCTGACAGGGCGGAAATATCCCTTTCGCTTGCCAAAAGAAGAGCCGGATGACGCGCCGCCGCGTTTGGGGCTGTCGACGGACAAGATTAGCGAACTGCTGGAGCGCTACAATCAGACCACGAACCTCGGCGTGGCCGATCTGGGTCGCCTTCTTGCCGCCGCCGAGGCCGAAGCGGCGCAGCATCGTTTTGACGGCACAACCTGCGCAGATATTATGACCAGCGATCTTATCACAGTTTGCCCTAAGACATCCCTTAAGGAAGCGGCGCGATTACTGCGTAAGCATCGGATCAAGAGCCTGCCGGTAGTCGACGCTGGGGATAGCCTGCGCGGGGTGATCTTTCAGGCTGATCTGCTCGACGTGATATTCGCGCAAGGCCGCCCCTTGGCCCGCAAACAGCAGGCACGGCAGACTGCGGAGGACGTCATGCATTCGGCAAACAGGGCGGTGCCGCATGACCTGCCGGTTGGGGTCCTGCTGAACCGCTTGGCTGAGCAGGGCAGTGATGTGATCCCCGTCGTGAGAGGCACGCAGCTTGTCGGCATTCTGACGCGGACAGACATCATGCGGCTGCTGCTTCAAGGCGCGGATGAACGGGCCGTGGCCTGA
- a CDS encoding DUF1127 domain-containing protein yields the protein MYAYFIANYSPFKPAPPSPKPAGSSAQPGALRRLMRSAVLGWQRQRTIAALQELDDYVLRDIGLHRDEIPLIVKRMQADTLPKNTSLKHQHA from the coding sequence ATGTACGCCTATTTCATCGCCAATTATTCACCATTCAAACCGGCTCCCCCCTCGCCAAAACCAGCGGGTTCTTCCGCGCAGCCGGGCGCTCTTCGCCGTCTGATGCGGTCTGCGGTTCTTGGCTGGCAGCGTCAAAGGACAATTGCCGCCTTGCAAGAGTTGGATGACTACGTCCTGCGCGACATCGGTCTTCACCGGGACGAAATCCCGCTGATCGTGAAACGCATGCAAGCCGATACCCTACCCAAGAACACGTCTCTCAAGCATCAACACGCGTGA
- a CDS encoding MliC family protein has translation MRFTLTALTCSALALPVAAETTVNLSHGAVDSIETLTYTCDAAASLRVQYVNAGENALALTNINGTPRIFVNVVSGSGARYVSDADTLSTKGTTALLENQMDETEVLCEQSSDMPQE, from the coding sequence ATGCGCTTTACCCTTACTGCCCTCACCTGTTCGGCACTGGCCCTGCCGGTTGCCGCGGAAACGACCGTTAATCTTTCCCACGGTGCCGTCGATAGTATCGAGACCCTGACCTATACCTGCGATGCAGCTGCGTCCCTGCGGGTGCAATATGTCAACGCGGGGGAGAACGCGCTGGCGCTAACTAACATCAACGGTACCCCACGGATTTTCGTTAACGTCGTGTCTGGTTCGGGCGCGCGCTATGTCTCGGACGCTGATACATTGTCGACCAAAGGCACGACTGCGCTTTTGGAGAACCAAATGGACGAGACCGAAGTTCTCTGTGAGCAATCTAGCGACATGCCGCAGGAATAG
- the rnk gene encoding nucleoside diphosphate kinase regulator, which yields MSTSSKPRRSPRKPKIVLSSTRLAELEALSEGMMRRNPELAEQLVEELGRARIVTPQRLRADVVDLGREVTYHDEATGKDHTVTLVLPQTADISNGLVSVMTPIGVALIGLAEGAVFHWETREGQRRELKILKVAPFEEETLQSA from the coding sequence ATGTCCACCTCATCCAAACCCCGCCGATCCCCCCGCAAGCCCAAGATCGTACTCAGCAGCACCCGGTTGGCAGAGCTTGAAGCGCTGTCCGAAGGGATGATGCGCCGCAATCCGGAATTGGCTGAGCAGTTGGTCGAAGAACTAGGCCGCGCGCGCATTGTCACCCCGCAGCGGCTGCGCGCTGATGTTGTCGATCTGGGACGCGAGGTGACTTACCATGACGAGGCAACCGGCAAGGACCATACGGTCACATTGGTTCTGCCGCAGACCGCCGACATCTCCAACGGTCTCGTTTCGGTTATGACCCCGATCGGCGTCGCGCTTATTGGTCTGGCCGAAGGCGCTGTGTTCCATTGGGAAACGCGCGAAGGACAGCGGCGCGAGTTGAAAATTCTCAAGGTCGCTCCCTTTGAGGAAGAGACCTTGCAGAGTGCGTAA